From one Dermacentor andersoni chromosome 1, qqDerAnde1_hic_scaffold, whole genome shotgun sequence genomic stretch:
- the LOC140212797 gene encoding uncharacterized protein — MSDKDTHLEEWEAPDKSFRKIIVKAGHIGKKPLHESSCRCNVLSDEEGIVGLGSGVRTKTLVIGDVSSEVELILEKCLMTMNTEEVCDLLFTLPLSITVPYVPKAAYLHCGNRPATDRSNVSRAQGDTMKDSNKEAGDVSHNRGAPPEKPVVTPKSYRVRIELETFSNVPHVCDMTSADKWRHACEHRDKGSQLFSTKHYRWAFRHFSWSYKYVISLEHDNVPDDVTRQLELDIQGLKLKCLLNLAACQLQNYTYDHAVENCTLALEIDPNNVKALYRRGTALIQLQEYERAKCDLEQAKHLDPKNTAVDTQLEIVKERTCKLNRYFAVAMKKLFQ; from the coding sequence ATGAGTGATAAAGACACTCATCTTGAAGAATGGGAAGCGCCCGACAAGTCATTTCGCAAAATAATTGTAAAGGCCGGGCACATTGGAAAGAAGCCTTTGCATGAGTCGTCTTGTCGCTGTAATGTTTTATCGGACGAGGAAGGAATTGTTGGTCTTGGAAGTGGCGTTCGGACTAAAACCTTAGTCATCGGGGATGTTTCGAGCGAAGTGGAACTGATCCTTGAAAAATGCTTGATGACAATGAACACTGAAGAGGTTTGCGATTTATTATTTACTCTTCCGCTAAGCATCACAGTGCCGTACGTACCGAAAGCTGCCTACCTCCACTGTGGCAACCGGCCAGCGACAGACCGCAGCAACGTCTCACGCGCACAAGGGGACACTATGAAAGACAGTAATAAGGAAGCTGGTGACGTGTCGCATAACAGAGGAGCACCACCAGAAAAGCCTGTTGTGACTCCTAAGAGCTACAGAGTTCGAATAGAACTGGAAACGTTTAGCAATGTTCCCCATGTCTGCGATATGACTAGTGCAGACAAGTGGCGACATGCATGTGAACACAGGGATAAGGGCAGTCAGTTATTCTCTACAAAGCACTACAGGTGGGCCTTCAGACACTTTAGCTGGTCATACAAGTATGTAATTTCATTAGAACATGATAATGTACCTGATGATGTGACCAGACAGCTAGAACTAGACATCCAAGGTTTGAAACTAAAGTGTCTGCTGAACCTTGCAGCATGTCAGCTACAGAATTATACCTACGATCACGCCGTTGAAAATTGCACGCTTGCCCTGGAGATAGACCCAAACAATGTCAAAGCCTTATACCGACGTGGCACTGCACTAATCCAATTACAAGAGTACGAGCGAGCTAAATGTGACCTTGAGCAGGCCAAGCATTTGGACCCTAAGAATACTGCTGTTGATACACAGTTGGAGATTGTTAAGGAGCGCACATGCAAGCTAAACAGATATTTTGCTGTAGCCatgaagaaactgtttcaataa